A stretch of Carnobacteriaceae bacterium zg-C25 DNA encodes these proteins:
- a CDS encoding RNA methyltransferase: MITYLTSVQNPRVKSWKKLHTAKGRKKEQRYLIETWHLVEEAHRANQLIECMLTQEAYDTYGSQLTVPISIISNDVMNELTQTQTPTGVFGVVKTSIQQSVDKKGKYILLDGVQDPGNVGTIIRTADAAGFDGVIIGEGTVDVFNDKTVRAMQGSQFHIALYKGELVTVIEQLQQQNTRVLATALDATSQDLLTVEKSDNVAIVVGNEGSGVSTNVLEKCNQTVYIRMLGQAESLNVAVAAGIAMYHFIGEKV, encoded by the coding sequence ATGATCACGTATTTAACGTCTGTACAAAATCCGCGCGTGAAATCGTGGAAAAAATTGCATACTGCAAAAGGGCGTAAAAAAGAACAACGTTATTTAATTGAAACATGGCATTTAGTCGAAGAAGCGCATCGTGCCAATCAATTGATTGAATGCATGCTCACACAAGAGGCATACGACACGTATGGTAGTCAGTTAACTGTGCCAATCAGCATTATTTCTAATGATGTGATGAACGAATTGACACAAACACAGACACCGACAGGTGTTTTTGGTGTGGTGAAAACGTCTATTCAACAATCTGTCGACAAAAAAGGAAAGTATATTTTATTAGATGGTGTACAAGATCCGGGCAATGTTGGAACGATTATACGAACGGCAGATGCAGCGGGATTTGATGGCGTCATCATTGGTGAGGGTACAGTTGACGTATTTAATGATAAAACGGTACGCGCCATGCAAGGTAGTCAATTTCATATTGCCCTTTATAAAGGGGAGTTAGTCACTGTTATTGAACAGTTGCAACAACAAAATACACGTGTTTTAGCGACTGCACTTGATGCAACGTCACAAGATTTATTAACCGTTGAAAAAAGTGATAATGTTGCCATAGTTGTTGGAAATGAAGGTAGCGGTGTATCGACAAACGTCCTTGAAAAATGTAATCAAACCGTTTACATACGTATGCTCGGTCAAGCGGAATCATTGAATGTTGCGGTTGCTGCAGGTATTGCCATGTATCATTTTATAGGAGAGAAAGTATGA
- the mltG gene encoding endolytic transglycosylase MltG, whose amino-acid sequence MDKSIDTATHETKKRNQRHNREDQVAKKIVWLIVTAVMFVVLVVGFVVYSNVSYNFQPYNVKDTQKVEVEVENGYTLRDLADVLEEKKLIRSASMFNFYLKTKDIGDLQAGHYAISPSMTFDEIITVIKTGRVDKSLVLATVLVKEGVTLEDIAQVVAQNTPIDAQTFMATAQDEAFIAELVSKYPDLLTSMTTSQGVKYKLEGYLFPATYDYVKADDAKSMITKMVDKTNTVMNRYYATIQSQNKTVHQVLTMASLAEKEGVTDEDRRKIVSVFNNRLVANMPLQSDITVLYALGVHKELVTYADLEVDSPYNLYKHTGYGPGPFNSPSESAITATLNPEQTDYLYFVADLKTGNVYYSRTIEEHNALVEQYVNH is encoded by the coding sequence ATGGATAAATCAATAGATACAGCGACGCATGAGACGAAAAAGCGTAATCAACGACACAATCGTGAAGATCAAGTCGCTAAAAAAATTGTATGGCTAATTGTGACGGCGGTCATGTTTGTAGTGTTGGTTGTTGGTTTCGTGGTTTACAGCAACGTCAGTTATAATTTCCAGCCGTATAATGTGAAAGATACGCAAAAAGTAGAAGTAGAAGTTGAAAATGGATATACATTACGCGATTTAGCGGATGTACTGGAAGAAAAGAAATTAATTCGTAGTGCGTCTATGTTCAATTTTTATTTGAAAACAAAGGATATTGGTGATTTACAAGCGGGGCATTACGCCATTTCACCATCAATGACGTTTGATGAAATCATTACCGTCATTAAAACAGGTCGGGTGGATAAATCGTTGGTTTTAGCAACCGTATTGGTTAAAGAAGGTGTGACATTAGAAGATATTGCACAAGTTGTTGCACAAAATACGCCGATTGATGCCCAAACGTTTATGGCAACTGCGCAAGATGAAGCATTTATTGCGGAATTGGTTTCAAAATACCCTGATTTATTGACAAGTATGACAACTAGCCAAGGCGTGAAATATAAACTGGAAGGTTATTTATTCCCTGCAACATACGATTACGTAAAAGCGGATGACGCCAAATCAATGATTACAAAAATGGTGGATAAAACGAATACCGTGATGAATCGTTATTATGCTACTATTCAGTCACAAAATAAAACCGTACATCAAGTGTTGACAATGGCATCGTTAGCTGAAAAAGAAGGTGTCACTGATGAAGATCGTCGAAAAATTGTAAGTGTCTTTAACAATCGTCTAGTAGCGAATATGCCGTTACAATCAGATATTACGGTATTGTATGCGTTAGGTGTTCATAAAGAATTGGTTACTTATGCCGATTTAGAAGTTGATTCGCCGTACAACTTATACAAACATACAGGTTATGGTCCGGGACCATTTAACTCACCAAGTGAATCGGCAATTACGGCAACGTTAAATCCTGAACAAACAGACTACTTGTATTTTGTGGCAGATTTAAAAACAGGAAACGTATACTACTCACGAACAATTGAAGAACATAACGCTTTAGTGGAACAGTACGTGAATCACTAA
- a CDS encoding superoxide dismutase: MTFELPKLEYAYSALEPHIDALTMEIHHSKHHQAYVTNLNAALESAPEFFEKSIDELVAHLNEVPENIRMAVRNNGGGHANHSFFWTSLSANGGELHGELKDAIVAKFGSVEAFKEAFETAAKTRFGSGWAWLVVSNGELEVVSTPNQDSPLTDGKTPILGLDVWEHAYYLNYQNRRPDYVSAFWNVVDWAKANERFVAAK, translated from the coding sequence ATGACATTTGAATTACCAAAATTAGAGTACGCTTATTCTGCGTTAGAGCCACATATCGATGCTTTAACAATGGAAATTCACCATTCAAAACATCATCAAGCTTATGTGACAAACTTAAATGCGGCTTTAGAAAGTGCGCCTGAATTTTTTGAAAAATCAATTGATGAATTGGTTGCTCATTTAAATGAAGTACCAGAAAATATTCGTATGGCTGTACGTAACAACGGTGGTGGACATGCAAACCACTCATTCTTCTGGACATCATTATCTGCTAATGGTGGCGAATTACACGGCGAATTGAAAGATGCTATCGTTGCTAAATTTGGTAGTGTAGAAGCGTTTAAAGAAGCGTTTGAAACAGCAGCAAAAACACGTTTTGGTTCAGGCTGGGCTTGGTTAGTTGTTTCAAATGGCGAGTTAGAAGTCGTATCAACACCAAATCAAGATTCTCCATTAACAGATGGAAAAACACCAATTTTAGGTTTAGACGTTTGGGAACATGCTTATTACTTAAACTATCAAAACCGTCGTCCTGACTATGTTTCAGCATTCTGGAACGTTGTTGACTGGGCAAAAGCAAATGAACGTTTTGTTGCAGCAAAATAA
- a CDS encoding dihydrofolate reductase — protein sequence MICMIWAQDKNGLIGKGGMLPWHLPNDLRFFKETTLNQTIVMGRTTFEGMNKRVLPNRQTIVLTRNHDYVADNVDVVHDIQDILTLAKTKDVYIVGGAQLYEQFAPYADVLIQTVIDETFEGDTYFPNISFDAFVLESEQQGVVDEKNRYPHTFKKYSRQKG from the coding sequence ATGATTTGTATGATTTGGGCACAAGATAAAAACGGGTTAATTGGAAAAGGCGGTATGCTACCTTGGCATTTGCCGAATGATTTACGTTTTTTTAAAGAAACGACACTTAACCAAACAATTGTGATGGGGCGTACAACATTTGAAGGGATGAATAAACGGGTATTGCCAAATCGTCAAACAATTGTATTAACGCGTAATCACGATTATGTAGCAGATAACGTAGATGTGGTACACGACATTCAGGACATTTTAACATTAGCAAAAACGAAAGACGTGTACATTGTCGGTGGGGCGCAGTTGTATGAACAATTTGCACCTTATGCAGACGTATTGATACAAACCGTTATTGATGAAACGTTTGAAGGCGATACGTATTTTCCGAATATTTCGTTTGATGCGTTTGTGTTAGAGAGTGAACAACAAGGTGTGGTCGACGAGAAAAATCGTTATCCGCACACATTTAAAAAATATAGTCGACAAAAAGGCTAG
- a CDS encoding UDP-N-acetylmuramoyl-tripeptide--D-alanyl-D-alanine ligase, with product MKPLKIVDIVKAVYAIDYTSANRFDTIDNVQFDSRLCNETSLFVPLVGTTDGHDYVDKALENGAKAVLWHKEQSLAPENCNVIFVDDTLEAFQKLAYFYKNLLNVRVVGVTGSNGKTTTKDMIAAILSKKYTVYKTQGNYNNDIGVPKTLLDMPENTQVAVVEMGMDGFNQINRLSHIAQPEISVITLIGDSHLEFLKTREGIAKAKLEILEGMPNESVLIVPQNEPLLNQTFDGITVQTFGVSNESTLQLLDIQTSEQETTFKVQQFSDSQFTLPIIGAYNALNAGAALLVGQYFGVAVNNMQEALATFVLTANRTQWIKGMNGNDVLNDAYNASPTSMKAILKDFQAIDTTMKKYAILGDMRELGENTSALHESVAQAINLDVLEHVYLYGKEMENLYTALNNRDKVSYYPLNAKDELIKDCQKHIRDAKVLVKSSFGTNLLEVVEALKG from the coding sequence ATGAAACCATTAAAAATTGTAGATATTGTAAAAGCTGTTTATGCCATAGATTATACGTCTGCCAATCGTTTTGATACGATTGACAACGTTCAATTTGATTCACGTTTGTGTAATGAAACGAGTTTGTTCGTGCCGTTAGTGGGAACAACGGATGGGCACGATTATGTCGATAAAGCGTTAGAAAATGGCGCAAAAGCGGTGTTGTGGCATAAAGAGCAATCGTTGGCACCTGAAAATTGTAATGTTATTTTTGTAGACGATACATTAGAAGCGTTTCAAAAATTAGCGTATTTTTATAAAAATTTATTAAATGTGCGCGTAGTTGGTGTAACGGGTAGTAATGGAAAAACCACAACAAAAGACATGATTGCAGCAATTTTGTCTAAGAAGTATACGGTTTATAAAACGCAAGGCAATTATAATAACGATATTGGCGTGCCAAAAACGTTATTGGATATGCCAGAAAATACACAAGTGGCTGTTGTTGAAATGGGAATGGATGGTTTTAATCAAATTAATCGCCTATCCCATATTGCACAGCCTGAAATTAGTGTGATTACACTGATTGGTGATAGTCACTTAGAATTTTTAAAAACACGTGAAGGTATTGCCAAAGCTAAACTTGAAATTTTAGAAGGTATGCCTAATGAAAGTGTACTCATTGTTCCACAAAATGAGCCACTATTAAATCAAACGTTTGATGGGATAACGGTACAAACTTTTGGCGTGTCAAATGAATCAACGTTACAACTGTTAGACATTCAAACAAGTGAACAAGAAACGACATTTAAAGTGCAACAGTTTTCCGATAGTCAATTTACATTGCCGATTATTGGAGCGTACAATGCATTGAACGCTGGTGCAGCATTATTGGTGGGTCAATATTTTGGTGTTGCTGTAAACAACATGCAAGAAGCGTTAGCGACATTTGTATTGACAGCCAATCGTACGCAATGGATTAAAGGAATGAATGGCAATGACGTTTTAAATGATGCGTATAATGCTTCACCAACGTCCATGAAAGCGATTTTAAAAGATTTCCAAGCGATTGATACAACCATGAAAAAATATGCGATTTTAGGTGATATGCGTGAACTCGGTGAAAATACGAGTGCGTTACATGAAAGTGTGGCACAGGCGATAAATTTAGATGTGTTGGAGCATGTTTATTTATACGGTAAAGAAATGGAAAATTTATATACCGCTTTAAATAATCGTGATAAAGTGTCGTATTATCCGCTTAACGCTAAAGATGAGTTGATTAAAGACTGTCAAAAGCATATACGTGACGCTAAAGTGTTGGTGAAATCTAGTTTTGGAACTAATTTATTAGAAGTGGTAGAGGCGTTAAAAGGCTAA
- the gshAB gene encoding bifunctional glutamate--cysteine ligase GshA/glutathione synthetase GshB — translation MSYKQRIIEQELFSSFQLSSIGIEKEGQRLTKKGELSNRMHPQRFADRSYHPYIQTDYAESQLELITPVTKSVEEATMWLHALHEVTLKEMAEDEIIWPMSMLAKLPDDHDIIEAQMDPTDIAYRQYLTKKYGKQKQMVSGIHFNYGFDETFLDSLLGDDASIADRNAFYMHIARQFLRYQWILVYLFGTSIDTPAGYYTTTQPPQKLVRSLRASHHGYVNDATIRVPFTSIEAYANAITQYVQNGDLIAEKEFYSSVRFRGQKKVADFVEKGISYIEFRLFDINPFSPVGISVEDARFIQLFIQLMVYLDEADTPTNDYTQQTALQHPLDAPVDMNEAQWVMEQMLEMIDVCHFPASDRDVVLTRLEWLSHPEQTLGGQLVMATKDQNMLEFGLSKAVEYKANFLQRPYGIQAFDKMELSTQALLEDAIVNGLHIEILDANDQFLTLRYGEHKEYVKNGNMTSHDNYISPLMMENKVVTKKVLSQAKFRVPNSQEVQSIEQAIDIYPLIKDNAIVIKPKSTNYGLGITIFQEATYTKEDFLKAVEIALTEDKDVMIEEFIKGTEYRFFVIGDETKAVLLRVGAHVIGDGIHTIEQLVSIKNDNALRGDGSKTPLKKIVIGDIETLQLKEQGYTKETIVPEGVRVVLRANSNISTGGDSVDMTDKMHDSYKMIAQGVAKAMFAKVCGVDLMIDDYTKDASHSKTSYGVIEANFNPMMMMHIYPAVGLSRRLTIDILKMLFPELSIR, via the coding sequence ATGAGTTACAAGCAACGTATTATTGAACAGGAATTATTTTCAAGTTTTCAATTAAGTAGTATTGGAATTGAAAAAGAAGGGCAACGTTTAACGAAAAAAGGTGAATTAAGCAACCGAATGCATCCGCAACGTTTTGCCGATCGGTCGTATCATCCGTACATTCAAACGGATTATGCGGAAAGCCAATTGGAGTTAATTACACCGGTGACAAAATCGGTTGAAGAAGCAACAATGTGGTTACATGCTTTGCATGAAGTGACGTTAAAAGAAATGGCGGAAGATGAAATCATTTGGCCAATGAGCATGTTAGCGAAATTACCCGATGATCACGACATCATTGAAGCACAAATGGATCCAACGGATATTGCTTATCGCCAATATTTAACGAAAAAATATGGCAAACAAAAGCAAATGGTATCGGGAATCCATTTTAATTATGGATTTGATGAGACGTTTTTAGACAGTTTATTGGGTGATGATGCCTCTATAGCAGACAGAAACGCATTTTACATGCACATCGCGCGTCAATTTCTGCGTTATCAATGGATTTTAGTTTATTTATTTGGAACGTCTATCGACACACCAGCTGGTTATTACACAACAACGCAACCACCACAAAAGTTGGTGCGCAGTTTACGTGCCAGTCATCATGGGTATGTCAATGATGCAACAATTCGTGTGCCGTTTACATCGATTGAAGCGTACGCCAATGCGATTACACAATATGTGCAAAACGGTGATTTAATTGCGGAAAAAGAGTTTTATTCAAGTGTGCGCTTTAGAGGACAAAAAAAGGTGGCTGACTTTGTTGAAAAAGGCATTTCATATATAGAATTCCGTCTGTTTGATATTAATCCTTTTAGCCCTGTTGGTATTAGCGTTGAAGATGCACGTTTTATTCAACTCTTCATTCAGTTGATGGTGTATTTAGATGAAGCAGATACGCCAACGAATGATTACACGCAACAAACAGCGCTACAACACCCATTAGACGCACCGGTTGATATGAACGAAGCCCAGTGGGTGATGGAACAAATGTTAGAAATGATAGACGTGTGTCATTTTCCAGCTAGTGATCGTGATGTGGTGTTGACGCGTCTGGAATGGTTAAGTCATCCAGAGCAAACGTTAGGCGGTCAGTTAGTGATGGCGACAAAAGATCAAAATATGTTGGAATTTGGATTGTCAAAAGCAGTTGAATATAAAGCAAACTTTTTGCAACGTCCATACGGTATTCAAGCGTTTGATAAAATGGAATTATCGACTCAAGCGTTGTTGGAAGATGCAATCGTCAATGGGTTACACATTGAAATTTTAGACGCCAATGATCAATTTTTAACGTTACGCTATGGGGAGCATAAAGAATATGTTAAAAACGGCAATATGACGAGTCATGATAATTACATTTCGCCGTTAATGATGGAAAATAAAGTGGTGACGAAAAAGGTGTTGTCTCAAGCGAAATTCCGTGTGCCGAATAGCCAAGAAGTGCAATCGATTGAACAAGCCATAGACATTTATCCATTGATAAAAGATAATGCCATTGTGATTAAACCAAAGTCAACGAATTACGGATTGGGTATTACTATTTTTCAAGAAGCGACGTATACAAAAGAAGACTTTTTAAAAGCGGTTGAAATTGCCTTGACGGAAGATAAAGACGTCATGATTGAAGAGTTTATTAAAGGTACGGAATATCGCTTCTTTGTGATTGGTGATGAAACAAAAGCGGTTTTACTACGTGTTGGTGCACATGTCATTGGAGATGGCATACATACCATTGAACAGTTGGTATCTATTAAAAACGACAATGCATTACGTGGGGATGGTTCTAAAACACCGCTTAAAAAAATTGTGATTGGTGATATTGAAACGTTGCAACTAAAAGAGCAAGGGTATACTAAAGAAACAATTGTTCCAGAAGGTGTTCGTGTCGTATTGCGTGCCAATTCAAACATTAGCACAGGTGGCGATTCTGTTGATATGACGGATAAAATGCACGATAGCTACAAAATGATTGCGCAAGGTGTTGCTAAAGCGATGTTTGCTAAAGTGTGTGGTGTTGATTTAATGATTGACGATTACACAAAAGATGCGTCACATTCAAAAACGAGTTATGGTGTCATTGAAGCGAATTTTAATCCAATGATGATGATGCATATTTATCCGGCTGTTGGATTAAGTCGTCGCCTAACAATAGATATTTTAAAAATGCTCTTTCCAGAATTGAGCATTCGATAA
- the holA gene encoding DNA polymerase III subunit delta, translating to MNQLKKAIQLNDFSLVYVVYGTDHYLYQNIKEQFLTQCLPKEDLEMNVSVFNFTEQTMSHVIEEANSFPFFGDKKVVFVEEATFLTGDKTKWTDADVELLSDYVEQANPTTIFVLAIHREALDKRKKIVKKLQKYATFIDVNPLTQDGLMSYVTSYVKDNQFTIERDALMELVARTNANLGVMVQSVDKLMVQITPRTAIEKEDVVTGVHQSLENNIFTLSEDLLSNRVKKAVQVYRDLILQKEEPIKLLAILMSQYRLMYQCRLLQEQGYQDGDMAKYLAQHPYRVQIASRQARAYQKEHIAKILEQLTMCDYQLKTSAMDKDVLMELTLIKIAENR from the coding sequence ATGAATCAACTGAAAAAAGCGATACAATTAAATGATTTTTCTTTAGTGTATGTGGTGTATGGTACTGACCATTATTTATACCAAAACATTAAAGAGCAGTTTTTAACACAATGTTTACCCAAAGAAGATTTAGAAATGAATGTGTCTGTCTTTAATTTTACAGAACAGACGATGAGTCACGTCATTGAAGAAGCAAACAGTTTTCCATTTTTTGGTGATAAAAAAGTAGTTTTTGTTGAAGAAGCTACTTTTTTAACGGGGGACAAAACAAAATGGACTGATGCAGATGTTGAATTGTTGAGTGACTATGTAGAACAAGCGAATCCAACAACCATTTTTGTATTAGCTATTCATCGTGAAGCGTTAGACAAACGTAAAAAAATTGTGAAAAAATTACAAAAATACGCTACATTTATTGATGTCAATCCACTCACACAAGATGGCTTAATGTCGTATGTGACAAGCTATGTTAAAGATAACCAGTTTACAATTGAGCGTGACGCATTAATGGAACTCGTGGCACGCACCAATGCGAATCTTGGCGTAATGGTGCAATCCGTTGACAAATTAATGGTGCAAATTACACCACGTACCGCAATAGAAAAAGAAGATGTTGTAACGGGTGTTCATCAATCGCTAGAAAATAATATTTTTACGTTGAGTGAAGATTTGCTGTCGAATCGGGTGAAAAAAGCGGTGCAAGTGTATCGCGATTTAATTTTGCAAAAAGAAGAGCCCATTAAATTGTTGGCGATTTTAATGAGTCAGTATCGTTTGATGTATCAGTGCCGATTGTTACAAGAGCAAGGGTATCAAGATGGAGATATGGCTAAATATTTAGCGCAACATCCGTATCGTGTGCAAATTGCTTCTAGGCAAGCACGAGCGTATCAAAAAGAGCATATTGCAAAGATTTTAGAGCAGTTAACGATGTGTGATTATCAATTAAAAACAAGTGCAATGGATAAAGATGTTTTGATGGAATTGACATTGATCAAAATTGCGGAAAATAGGTAG
- a CDS encoding glutaredoxin produces the protein MLKEHIFYYSSHCPDCPPFKDELDRQGLNYEAVDITASMKNLKRFLALRDNRPEFDERKQWGFVGVPVLHTKDDQFIFELNDLNGTSCKLTNFEK, from the coding sequence ATGTTGAAAGAACACATTTTTTATTATTCTTCACATTGTCCTGACTGTCCGCCATTTAAAGATGAGTTAGACAGACAAGGTTTAAATTATGAAGCGGTTGATATTACAGCAAGTATGAAAAATTTAAAACGCTTTTTAGCGTTGCGTGATAATCGTCCTGAATTTGACGAGAGAAAACAGTGGGGATTTGTTGGTGTTCCTGTTTTACATACCAAAGATGATCAGTTTATTTTTGAATTAAATGATTTAAATGGAACATCTTGTAAATTAACCAATTTTGAAAAATAA
- the udk gene encoding uridine kinase, translating into MSKKPIVIGVTGGSGSGKTSISRKIVEAFPGLSVVLIEQDAYYKDQSHISFEERLKTNYDHPFAFDGDLLIADIKKLMNKETINKPVYDYVNHTRSSKVVVVEPKDVIILEGLFVLEDERLRELMDIKIYVDTDDDLRIIRRIVRDMRDRGRSLESVIKQYLEVVKPMHHQFIEPTKRLADVIIPEGASNEVGIDLICTKIATILQA; encoded by the coding sequence ATGAGTAAAAAACCTATTGTAATTGGTGTGACGGGAGGATCGGGTAGTGGGAAAACGTCCATTAGTCGAAAAATTGTAGAGGCTTTCCCCGGGTTGTCAGTTGTCTTGATTGAACAAGATGCGTATTATAAAGACCAAAGTCATATTTCATTTGAAGAACGTTTAAAAACTAACTATGACCATCCATTTGCGTTTGATGGCGATCTATTAATTGCAGATATTAAAAAATTAATGAATAAAGAAACGATTAATAAACCGGTGTACGACTATGTGAATCATACACGTTCCAGTAAAGTTGTCGTTGTTGAGCCAAAAGACGTTATCATTTTGGAAGGGTTATTTGTTTTAGAAGATGAGCGATTACGTGAATTGATGGACATTAAAATTTATGTTGATACCGATGACGATTTACGCATTATTCGTCGTATTGTACGTGATATGAGAGATCGCGGTCGTTCGCTTGAATCGGTCATTAAGCAATATTTAGAAGTTGTTAAACCAATGCACCATCAATTTATTGAACCAACAAAACGTTTGGCGGATGTGATCATTCCCGAAGGGGCATCAAATGAAGTGGGTATTGATTTAATTTGTACAAAAATTGCAACAATTTTGCAGGCGTAG
- a CDS encoding cysteine desulfurase, translating into MFYLDNAATTPLLPEVIEAMTHTLKEVYGNPSSINQMGRAAKQQVEKARQVISQSLGAKNNELIFTSGATESNNAALRFLMKHSGKKQLVISAIEHPSVYAYAQSLEKQGFVVSVIGVDERGIIDLEALKNTLTSETGVVSVMMVNNETGAIQPIEAVVRLAKAVGAFVHTDAVQAYGQLPIDVKTLGVDALSVSAHKIHGPKGIGALYICDKLPFESLLIGGSQESQKRAGTENVHNIVGFAKAVELLDDHQVAHTTMLQNYLLEELPKNNVRFEVNGSVLPTEKVSKIINLYLPDVQSSKLLIQLDLVGIIVSAGSACSAGSLQPSSVLLEQFPQQPQRASESIRVSFSRFTTQEDVRALVEKLKQFGV; encoded by the coding sequence ATGTTTTATTTAGACAATGCCGCAACAACACCGCTACTACCTGAAGTCATCGAAGCGATGACGCACACGTTAAAAGAGGTGTATGGCAATCCATCTAGTATCAATCAAATGGGTAGAGCCGCAAAGCAACAAGTTGAAAAGGCTAGACAAGTGATTAGTCAATCGCTAGGCGCAAAAAATAATGAACTGATTTTTACAAGTGGTGCAACAGAAAGTAATAATGCTGCTTTGCGCTTCTTAATGAAACATTCTGGTAAAAAACAGTTAGTCATTTCTGCTATTGAACACCCGAGTGTTTATGCGTACGCACAATCGTTAGAAAAGCAAGGGTTTGTAGTTAGCGTAATTGGTGTGGATGAGCGTGGTATTATTGATTTAGAAGCGTTAAAAAACACGTTAACGTCCGAAACGGGTGTTGTTAGTGTGATGATGGTCAATAATGAAACGGGTGCAATTCAACCGATTGAAGCAGTTGTTCGTTTAGCAAAAGCAGTTGGTGCATTTGTGCATACGGATGCCGTTCAAGCGTATGGGCAATTACCGATTGATGTGAAAACGTTAGGTGTGGATGCGTTAAGTGTATCCGCGCATAAAATTCATGGACCAAAAGGGATTGGTGCGTTGTATATTTGTGACAAGCTACCGTTTGAGTCGTTGTTAATTGGTGGTTCACAAGAAAGTCAAAAACGTGCTGGAACGGAAAATGTGCATAATATTGTTGGATTTGCAAAGGCGGTTGAATTACTTGATGACCATCAAGTTGCGCATACGACAATGTTGCAAAACTATCTATTAGAAGAACTGCCCAAAAATAATGTGCGTTTTGAAGTGAACGGCAGTGTGTTACCTACAGAAAAAGTATCAAAAATCATTAATTTATATTTGCCTGATGTGCAATCAAGTAAATTGCTGATTCAATTAGATTTAGTCGGCATTATTGTGTCTGCGGGATCTGCTTGTTCGGCGGGGAGTTTGCAACCGAGCAGTGTATTGTTGGAGCAATTTCCACAACAACCCCAGCGTGCCAGTGAATCGATTCGTGTTTCCTTTTCGCGTTTTACAACGCAAGAAGATGTTAGGGCATTAGTTGAAAAATTAAAACAATTTGGCGTATAA
- the purR gene encoding pur operon repressor, with protein MTKIKRTHRLIDMTHYLLSNPMKLIPLTYFSTKYDSAKSSISEDLDILKDTFQKQGTGIIETVPGAAGGVRYLPFMEKTEVKKVLTYLKTEMEHPDRVLPGDYVYLSDLLGSPSVLSRVGRLIATQFIHKQVDVVMTVATKGVPLAQAVARELGVPFVIVRRDSKVTEGATVSVNYASASSRRVEKMELSKRSLPENSRVLIIDDFLKGGGTVNGMCSLVEEFKSKTIGIAVFVETKFVGKTDVPSYVSLLKIDELDYREKRIQVSLGNYIEKRK; from the coding sequence ATGACTAAAATTAAACGCACACATCGTTTGATTGATATGACGCATTATTTATTGTCAAATCCAATGAAATTGATTCCGCTGACATATTTTTCAACAAAATATGATTCAGCTAAATCATCGATTAGTGAAGATTTAGATATTTTAAAAGATACGTTTCAAAAGCAAGGAACAGGTATTATTGAAACGGTTCCGGGTGCAGCTGGTGGCGTACGCTATTTGCCATTTATGGAAAAAACAGAGGTTAAAAAAGTATTAACGTATTTAAAAACCGAAATGGAACACCCTGATCGTGTGTTGCCGGGAGATTATGTCTATTTATCTGATTTACTCGGTAGTCCAAGTGTGCTTTCACGTGTTGGACGTCTAATTGCCACGCAATTCATTCATAAACAAGTGGATGTTGTCATGACGGTAGCGACAAAAGGTGTGCCATTAGCACAAGCTGTTGCTAGAGAATTAGGTGTGCCATTTGTAATTGTACGTCGTGATTCTAAAGTAACTGAAGGGGCAACGGTCAGTGTCAATTACGCGTCAGCTTCTTCTCGTCGTGTTGAAAAAATGGAATTATCCAAACGGAGTTTACCTGAAAATTCTCGCGTATTAATTATTGACGACTTCTTAAAAGGCGGGGGTACGGTCAACGGGATGTGTAGTTTAGTCGAAGAGTTTAAATCAAAAACGATTGGGATTGCTGTTTTTGTCGAAACAAAATTTGTGGGTAAAACAGACGTGCCGTCTTATGTCTCATTGTTGAAAATTGATGAATTGGATTACCGAGAAAAACGCATTCAAGTGAGTCTAGGCAATTACATTGAAAAACGAAAATAA